The proteins below come from a single Triticum aestivum cultivar Chinese Spring chromosome 5D, IWGSC CS RefSeq v2.1, whole genome shotgun sequence genomic window:
- the LOC123118999 gene encoding serine/threonine-protein kinase prpf4B isoform X3 codes for MAGDPSPPGSPGKPRRRRERDDADPAPDADADADASPKRRRHHHHRHHRSHRHRRPDDAQPPPPPSAAADGEDVEEGEILDDAAAGAMEVDPASPRADPIVRNPSQADQGLGKSLNESIAWNHQPTARAKRIELAGDHAATNSAVDVTQPSHSPPSKDEGRLNHTARGSESGGVFSGDEDNNNGEGHGQSHRASRSPRPTKDRGRNHKDERQTLSSNKDSHQRDHTTNRSPPSRNHAQEVHSRNHPRSGEADAKANGSRASPRADPDRDNDDRNGFGRHATRTREDERERSSSRVVRDGHSDRRDSRERYRDETRHSSIDRDNVDRRHRERSSSHSRPDRRESARHTREESRERERQSGSSRHKDHHKRDTSKDRYKDYVTVATGHERDKVRDDRDRGRHRDRESETRRSGAGEERKDRVSTSDRHKDSTRSKYSTSDAHKDRSRSGEKGRDVDSRSDRSREMKENSFKEEDEEEYQEKIEQQLAMQEEDDPEKIKEEARRRKEAIMAKYRQQQAQKQQPESLPRSNDEEARAVDKDETVDMKGDNDSNSTDNEEAENKQDSSDAFVGEADFSVGKSPAHDAVLACAEALGNEGTTGVSGLGEGTPKSERSADMFCDDIFGESPAGFRKLGKGDGLCIEKNALHDNWDDPEGYYTHRFGELLDGRYEITAAHGKGVFSTVVRAKDLKAGKDDPDVVAIKIIRKNETMYKAGKQEVSILEKLASADREDRRHCVRFISSFMYRNHLCLVFESLNMNLREVLKKFGRNIGLKLTAVRAYSKQLFIALKHLKNCKVLHCDIKPDNMLVNDAKNVLKLCDFGNAMLAGMNEVTPYLVSRFYRAPEIILGLPYDHPLDIWSVGCCLYELSTGKVLFPGATNNDMLRLHMELKGPFPKKMLRKGAFTMQHFDQDLNFNAIEEDPVTKKPMRKLILNIKLKDFGSLVSNFPGEDPKMLSNFKDLLEKIFVLDPDKRITVSQALSHPFITGK; via the exons ATGGCCGGAGACCCCTCGCCGCCCGGATCCCCCggcaagccccgccgccgccgggagcgcGACGACGCCGAccccgcccccgacgccgacgccgacgccgacgcctccCCGAAGCGCCGcaggcaccaccaccaccgccaccaccgctcccaccgccaccgccgcccggacGACGCCCAGCCCCCTCCGCCGCCCTCAGCGGCCGCCGACGGAGAAGACGTCGAGGAAGGGGAGATACTAGACGATGCCGCCGCCGGCGCCATGGAAGTCGACCCCGCATCTCCGCGAGCCGACCCG ATTGTTCGAAACCCTAGCCAAGCCGACCAAGGGCTAGGCAAATCCCTGAACGAATCAATCGCTTGGAACCACCAACCAACGGCTCGAGCGAAAAGAATA GAGCTAGCCGGCGATCATGCTGCCACCAACTCTGCCGTTGACGTGACGCAGCCTAGTCATTCTCCGCCCTCAAAAGATGAAGGCAGGTTGAATCACACAGCTCGTGGCTCTGAAAGCGGAGGCGTCTTTTCAGGCGACGAGGATAATAATAATGGTGAAGGACACGGACAGAGTCACAGGGCGTCAAGGTCTCCACGGCCGACAAAGGACAGGGGAAGGAATCACAAGGACGAGCGTCAAACTCTGTCCTCTAATAAAGATTCTCATCAGAGAGATCACACCACCAACAGATCTCCTCCCTCCAGGAACCACGCTCAAGAGGTTCATTCTAGGAATCACCCGAGGTCCGGAGAAGCTGATGCCAAAGCTAATGGTTCGCGGGCAAGTCCAAGGGCTGACCCTGATCGTGACAACGACGACAGGAATGGCTTTGGTAGGCATGCAACTAGGACACGGGAGGACGAGAGAGAAAGGAGCAGCAGTCGTGTTGTTCGTGACGGACATAGTGATAGGCGTGATAGCCGGGAAAGATATAGGGATGAAACAAGGCACAGCAGCATAGATAGAGACAATGTTGATCGTAGGCACAGAGAAAGGAGCAGCAGTCATAGTAGACCTGACAGAAGGGAGAGCGCACGCCACACTCGTGAAGAAAGCAGGGAGAGGGAAAGGCAAAGTGGCAGCTCAAGGCATAAAGACCATCATAAAAGGGATACAAGCAAGGATCGTTATAAAGATTATGTCACGGTTGCTACTGGACATGAAAGGGATAAAGTGAGAGATGATAGAGACAGGGGGCGGCACAGGGATAGAGAAAGTGAAACTCGTAGAAGTGGAGCTGGAGAAGAACGCAAGGACAGAGTTAGCACTAGTGATAGGCACAAGGACTCTACACGCTCGAAATATAGCACGTCCGATGCTCATAAAGACAGGTCAAGATCTGGGGAGAAAGGCAGAGATGTAGACAGCAGAAGCGATCGATCTAGAGAAATGAAGGAAAATTCTTTCAA GGAGGAAGATGAGGAAGAGTATCAAGAGAAAATTGAGCAACAGTTAGCAATGCAGGAAGAAGATGACCCTGAAAAAATTAAGGAGGAAGCGAGGAGGAGGAAAGAAGCTATTATGGCGAAATATAGGCAGCAACAAGCGCAGAAGCAGCAACCGGAATCTTTACCTAGAAGCAATGATGAAG AAGCAAGAGCAGTGGATAAAGATGAGACTGTAGATATGAAAGGTGATAATGATAGCAATTCCACGGACAACGAGGAAGCTGAAAATAAGCAGGATTCTTCagatgcttttgttggtgaggcaGACTTCAGTGTGGGCAAGTCCCCTGCTCATGATGCTGTTTTAGCCTGTGCTGAAGCATTGGGCAATGAGGGGACAACTGGTGTTTCAGGCCTTGGAGAGGGTACTCCAAAG AGTGAGAGATCGGCAGATATGTTTTGTGATGACATATTTGGAGAGTCACCTGCAGGATTTCGGAAATTG GGCAAGGGAGACGGCTTGTGTATTGAGAAAAATGCTCTGCATGATAATTGGGATGATCCTGagggttactata CTCATCGATTTGGGGAATTGTTGGATGGCCGTTATGAAATTACAGCTGCGCATGGGAAGGGGGTGTTCTCAACAGTCGTGCGGGCAAAGGATCTTAAAGCTGGGAAAGATGATCCTGATGTAGTTGCTATTAAAATTATTCGCAAGAATGAGACAAT GTATAAGGCCGGTAAGCAAGAGGTTTCAATATTAGAAAAACTGGCAAGCGCGGATCGTGAGGACAGGCGCCACTGCGTGCGGTTCATTTCTAGTTTCATGTACCGGAACCATCTTTGCTTAGTTTTTGAATCTTTAAATATGAATCTCCGTGAGGTACTAAAGAAATTTGGTCGCAATATTGGGCTTAAACTGACTGCTGTGAGGGCATATTCAAAGCAGCTTTTCATCGCCCTGAAGCACCTGAAAAACTGCAAAGTTCTGCACTGTGATATAAAGCCAGACAATATGCTG GTGAATGATGCTAAGAATGTCCTGAAGCTATGCGATTTTGGCAATGCTATGCTTGCTGGAATGAATGAGGTCACCCCTTATCTTGTCAGCCGTTTCTATCGGGCACCTGAGATCA TTCTTGGGTTGCCCTATGATCACCCATTGGACATCTGGTCAGTCGGCTGCTGCCTATATGAACTTTCTACTGGAAAGGTCCTGTTTCCAGGTGCAACTAATAATGATATGCTTCGTCTTCATATGGAACTGAAGGGCCCCTTCCCTAAGAAGATGCTCCGAAAG GGTGCTTTCACGATGCAACACTTTGACCAAGATCTCAATTTTAACGCTATTGAGGAAGATCCTGTGACCAAAAAG CCTATGAGGAAGTTGATTCTTAACATCAAACTGAAGGATTTTGGTTCTTTGGTTTCAAATTTTCCTGGCGAGGACCCAAAAATGCTCTCCAATTTTAAAGACCTTCTTGAAAAAATATTTGTCTTAGATCCAGATAAGAGGATAACCGTATCACAGGCACTTAGCCATCCATTTATCACTGGCAAGTGA
- the LOC123118999 gene encoding serine/threonine-protein kinase prpf4B isoform X1: MAGDPSPPGSPGKPRRRRERDDADPAPDADADADASPKRRRHHHHRHHRSHRHRRPDDAQPPPPPSAAADGEDVEEGEILDDAAAGAMEVDPASPRADPIVRNPSQADQGLGKSLNESIAWNHQPTARAKRIELAGDHAATNSAVDVTQPSHSPPSKDEGRLNHTARGSESGGVFSGDEDNNNGEGHGQSHRASRSPRPTKDRGRNHKDERQTLSSNKDSHQRDHTTNRSPPSRNHAQEVHSRNHPRSGEADAKANGSRASPRADPDRDNDDRNGFGRHATRTREDERERSSSRVVRDGHSDRRDSRERYRDETRHSSIDRDNVDRRHRERSSSHSRPDRRESARHTREESRERERQSGSSRHKDHHKRDTSKDRYKDYVTVATGHERDKVRDDRDRGRHRDRESETRRSGAGEERKDRVSTSDRHKDSTRSKYSTSDAHKDRSRSGEKGRDVDSRSDRSREMKENSFKEEDEEEYQEKIEQQLAMQEEDDPEKIKEEARRRKEAIMAKYRQQQAQKQQPESLPRSNDEEARAVDKDETVDMKGDNDSNSTDNEEAENKQDSSDAFVGEADFSVGKSPAHDAVLACAEALGNEGTTGVSGLGEGTPKSERSADMFCDDIFGESPAGFRKLVWLLSVFFRDVNTEVKKIYLLDTLFCLNFEDETYFPSVILKYPFTVYSVRDHFVVQGKGDGLCIEKNALHDNWDDPEGYYTHRFGELLDGRYEITAAHGKGVFSTVVRAKDLKAGKDDPDVVAIKIIRKNETMYKAGKQEVSILEKLASADREDRRHCVRFISSFMYRNHLCLVFESLNMNLREVLKKFGRNIGLKLTAVRAYSKQLFIALKHLKNCKVLHCDIKPDNMLVNDAKNVLKLCDFGNAMLAGMNEVTPYLVSRFYRAPEIILGLPYDHPLDIWSVGCCLYELSTGKVLFPGATNNDMLRLHMELKGPFPKKMLRKGAFTMQHFDQDLNFNAIEEDPVTKKPMRKLILNIKLKDFGSLVSNFPGEDPKMLSNFKDLLEKIFVLDPDKRITVSQALSHPFITGK; this comes from the exons ATGGCCGGAGACCCCTCGCCGCCCGGATCCCCCggcaagccccgccgccgccgggagcgcGACGACGCCGAccccgcccccgacgccgacgccgacgccgacgcctccCCGAAGCGCCGcaggcaccaccaccaccgccaccaccgctcccaccgccaccgccgcccggacGACGCCCAGCCCCCTCCGCCGCCCTCAGCGGCCGCCGACGGAGAAGACGTCGAGGAAGGGGAGATACTAGACGATGCCGCCGCCGGCGCCATGGAAGTCGACCCCGCATCTCCGCGAGCCGACCCG ATTGTTCGAAACCCTAGCCAAGCCGACCAAGGGCTAGGCAAATCCCTGAACGAATCAATCGCTTGGAACCACCAACCAACGGCTCGAGCGAAAAGAATA GAGCTAGCCGGCGATCATGCTGCCACCAACTCTGCCGTTGACGTGACGCAGCCTAGTCATTCTCCGCCCTCAAAAGATGAAGGCAGGTTGAATCACACAGCTCGTGGCTCTGAAAGCGGAGGCGTCTTTTCAGGCGACGAGGATAATAATAATGGTGAAGGACACGGACAGAGTCACAGGGCGTCAAGGTCTCCACGGCCGACAAAGGACAGGGGAAGGAATCACAAGGACGAGCGTCAAACTCTGTCCTCTAATAAAGATTCTCATCAGAGAGATCACACCACCAACAGATCTCCTCCCTCCAGGAACCACGCTCAAGAGGTTCATTCTAGGAATCACCCGAGGTCCGGAGAAGCTGATGCCAAAGCTAATGGTTCGCGGGCAAGTCCAAGGGCTGACCCTGATCGTGACAACGACGACAGGAATGGCTTTGGTAGGCATGCAACTAGGACACGGGAGGACGAGAGAGAAAGGAGCAGCAGTCGTGTTGTTCGTGACGGACATAGTGATAGGCGTGATAGCCGGGAAAGATATAGGGATGAAACAAGGCACAGCAGCATAGATAGAGACAATGTTGATCGTAGGCACAGAGAAAGGAGCAGCAGTCATAGTAGACCTGACAGAAGGGAGAGCGCACGCCACACTCGTGAAGAAAGCAGGGAGAGGGAAAGGCAAAGTGGCAGCTCAAGGCATAAAGACCATCATAAAAGGGATACAAGCAAGGATCGTTATAAAGATTATGTCACGGTTGCTACTGGACATGAAAGGGATAAAGTGAGAGATGATAGAGACAGGGGGCGGCACAGGGATAGAGAAAGTGAAACTCGTAGAAGTGGAGCTGGAGAAGAACGCAAGGACAGAGTTAGCACTAGTGATAGGCACAAGGACTCTACACGCTCGAAATATAGCACGTCCGATGCTCATAAAGACAGGTCAAGATCTGGGGAGAAAGGCAGAGATGTAGACAGCAGAAGCGATCGATCTAGAGAAATGAAGGAAAATTCTTTCAA GGAGGAAGATGAGGAAGAGTATCAAGAGAAAATTGAGCAACAGTTAGCAATGCAGGAAGAAGATGACCCTGAAAAAATTAAGGAGGAAGCGAGGAGGAGGAAAGAAGCTATTATGGCGAAATATAGGCAGCAACAAGCGCAGAAGCAGCAACCGGAATCTTTACCTAGAAGCAATGATGAAG AAGCAAGAGCAGTGGATAAAGATGAGACTGTAGATATGAAAGGTGATAATGATAGCAATTCCACGGACAACGAGGAAGCTGAAAATAAGCAGGATTCTTCagatgcttttgttggtgaggcaGACTTCAGTGTGGGCAAGTCCCCTGCTCATGATGCTGTTTTAGCCTGTGCTGAAGCATTGGGCAATGAGGGGACAACTGGTGTTTCAGGCCTTGGAGAGGGTACTCCAAAG AGTGAGAGATCGGCAGATATGTTTTGTGATGACATATTTGGAGAGTCACCTGCAGGATTTCGGAAATTGGTATGGCTCTTATCAGTTTTCTTTAGAGATGTCAATACAGAAGTTAAAAAGATATATCTCCTTGACACCTTGTTCTGTTTGAACTTTGAAGATGAAACTTATTTTCCCAGTGTCATATTAAAATACCCTTTTACTGTTTACTCAGTCCGAGATCATTTTGTTGTGCAGGGCAAGGGAGACGGCTTGTGTATTGAGAAAAATGCTCTGCATGATAATTGGGATGATCCTGagggttactata CTCATCGATTTGGGGAATTGTTGGATGGCCGTTATGAAATTACAGCTGCGCATGGGAAGGGGGTGTTCTCAACAGTCGTGCGGGCAAAGGATCTTAAAGCTGGGAAAGATGATCCTGATGTAGTTGCTATTAAAATTATTCGCAAGAATGAGACAAT GTATAAGGCCGGTAAGCAAGAGGTTTCAATATTAGAAAAACTGGCAAGCGCGGATCGTGAGGACAGGCGCCACTGCGTGCGGTTCATTTCTAGTTTCATGTACCGGAACCATCTTTGCTTAGTTTTTGAATCTTTAAATATGAATCTCCGTGAGGTACTAAAGAAATTTGGTCGCAATATTGGGCTTAAACTGACTGCTGTGAGGGCATATTCAAAGCAGCTTTTCATCGCCCTGAAGCACCTGAAAAACTGCAAAGTTCTGCACTGTGATATAAAGCCAGACAATATGCTG GTGAATGATGCTAAGAATGTCCTGAAGCTATGCGATTTTGGCAATGCTATGCTTGCTGGAATGAATGAGGTCACCCCTTATCTTGTCAGCCGTTTCTATCGGGCACCTGAGATCA TTCTTGGGTTGCCCTATGATCACCCATTGGACATCTGGTCAGTCGGCTGCTGCCTATATGAACTTTCTACTGGAAAGGTCCTGTTTCCAGGTGCAACTAATAATGATATGCTTCGTCTTCATATGGAACTGAAGGGCCCCTTCCCTAAGAAGATGCTCCGAAAG GGTGCTTTCACGATGCAACACTTTGACCAAGATCTCAATTTTAACGCTATTGAGGAAGATCCTGTGACCAAAAAG CCTATGAGGAAGTTGATTCTTAACATCAAACTGAAGGATTTTGGTTCTTTGGTTTCAAATTTTCCTGGCGAGGACCCAAAAATGCTCTCCAATTTTAAAGACCTTCTTGAAAAAATATTTGTCTTAGATCCAGATAAGAGGATAACCGTATCACAGGCACTTAGCCATCCATTTATCACTGGCAAGTGA
- the LOC123118999 gene encoding serine/threonine-protein kinase prpf4B isoform X4, which produces MPPPAPWKSTPHLREPTRQADQGLGKSLNESIAWNHQPTARAKRIELAGDHAATNSAVDVTQPSHSPPSKDEGRLNHTARGSESGGVFSGDEDNNNGEGHGQSHRASRSPRPTKDRGRNHKDERQTLSSNKDSHQRDHTTNRSPPSRNHAQEVHSRNHPRSGEADAKANGSRASPRADPDRDNDDRNGFGRHATRTREDERERSSSRVVRDGHSDRRDSRERYRDETRHSSIDRDNVDRRHRERSSSHSRPDRRESARHTREESRERERQSGSSRHKDHHKRDTSKDRYKDYVTVATGHERDKVRDDRDRGRHRDRESETRRSGAGEERKDRVSTSDRHKDSTRSKYSTSDAHKDRSRSGEKGRDVDSRSDRSREMKENSFKEEDEEEYQEKIEQQLAMQEEDDPEKIKEEARRRKEAIMAKYRQQQAQKQQPESLPRSNDEEARAVDKDETVDMKGDNDSNSTDNEEAENKQDSSDAFVGEADFSVGKSPAHDAVLACAEALGNEGTTGVSGLGEGTPKSERSADMFCDDIFGESPAGFRKLVWLLSVFFRDVNTEVKKIYLLDTLFCLNFEDETYFPSVILKYPFTVYSVRDHFVVQGKGDGLCIEKNALHDNWDDPEGYYTHRFGELLDGRYEITAAHGKGVFSTVVRAKDLKAGKDDPDVVAIKIIRKNETMYKAGKQEVSILEKLASADREDRRHCVRFISSFMYRNHLCLVFESLNMNLREVLKKFGRNIGLKLTAVRAYSKQLFIALKHLKNCKVLHCDIKPDNMLVNDAKNVLKLCDFGNAMLAGMNEVTPYLVSRFYRAPEIILGLPYDHPLDIWSVGCCLYELSTGKVLFPGATNNDMLRLHMELKGPFPKKMLRKGAFTMQHFDQDLNFNAIEEDPVTKKPMRKLILNIKLKDFGSLVSNFPGEDPKMLSNFKDLLEKIFVLDPDKRITVSQALSHPFITGK; this is translated from the exons ATGCCGCCGCCGGCGCCATGGAAGTCGACCCCGCATCTCCGCGAGCCGACCCG CCAAGCCGACCAAGGGCTAGGCAAATCCCTGAACGAATCAATCGCTTGGAACCACCAACCAACGGCTCGAGCGAAAAGAATA GAGCTAGCCGGCGATCATGCTGCCACCAACTCTGCCGTTGACGTGACGCAGCCTAGTCATTCTCCGCCCTCAAAAGATGAAGGCAGGTTGAATCACACAGCTCGTGGCTCTGAAAGCGGAGGCGTCTTTTCAGGCGACGAGGATAATAATAATGGTGAAGGACACGGACAGAGTCACAGGGCGTCAAGGTCTCCACGGCCGACAAAGGACAGGGGAAGGAATCACAAGGACGAGCGTCAAACTCTGTCCTCTAATAAAGATTCTCATCAGAGAGATCACACCACCAACAGATCTCCTCCCTCCAGGAACCACGCTCAAGAGGTTCATTCTAGGAATCACCCGAGGTCCGGAGAAGCTGATGCCAAAGCTAATGGTTCGCGGGCAAGTCCAAGGGCTGACCCTGATCGTGACAACGACGACAGGAATGGCTTTGGTAGGCATGCAACTAGGACACGGGAGGACGAGAGAGAAAGGAGCAGCAGTCGTGTTGTTCGTGACGGACATAGTGATAGGCGTGATAGCCGGGAAAGATATAGGGATGAAACAAGGCACAGCAGCATAGATAGAGACAATGTTGATCGTAGGCACAGAGAAAGGAGCAGCAGTCATAGTAGACCTGACAGAAGGGAGAGCGCACGCCACACTCGTGAAGAAAGCAGGGAGAGGGAAAGGCAAAGTGGCAGCTCAAGGCATAAAGACCATCATAAAAGGGATACAAGCAAGGATCGTTATAAAGATTATGTCACGGTTGCTACTGGACATGAAAGGGATAAAGTGAGAGATGATAGAGACAGGGGGCGGCACAGGGATAGAGAAAGTGAAACTCGTAGAAGTGGAGCTGGAGAAGAACGCAAGGACAGAGTTAGCACTAGTGATAGGCACAAGGACTCTACACGCTCGAAATATAGCACGTCCGATGCTCATAAAGACAGGTCAAGATCTGGGGAGAAAGGCAGAGATGTAGACAGCAGAAGCGATCGATCTAGAGAAATGAAGGAAAATTCTTTCAA GGAGGAAGATGAGGAAGAGTATCAAGAGAAAATTGAGCAACAGTTAGCAATGCAGGAAGAAGATGACCCTGAAAAAATTAAGGAGGAAGCGAGGAGGAGGAAAGAAGCTATTATGGCGAAATATAGGCAGCAACAAGCGCAGAAGCAGCAACCGGAATCTTTACCTAGAAGCAATGATGAAG AAGCAAGAGCAGTGGATAAAGATGAGACTGTAGATATGAAAGGTGATAATGATAGCAATTCCACGGACAACGAGGAAGCTGAAAATAAGCAGGATTCTTCagatgcttttgttggtgaggcaGACTTCAGTGTGGGCAAGTCCCCTGCTCATGATGCTGTTTTAGCCTGTGCTGAAGCATTGGGCAATGAGGGGACAACTGGTGTTTCAGGCCTTGGAGAGGGTACTCCAAAG AGTGAGAGATCGGCAGATATGTTTTGTGATGACATATTTGGAGAGTCACCTGCAGGATTTCGGAAATTGGTATGGCTCTTATCAGTTTTCTTTAGAGATGTCAATACAGAAGTTAAAAAGATATATCTCCTTGACACCTTGTTCTGTTTGAACTTTGAAGATGAAACTTATTTTCCCAGTGTCATATTAAAATACCCTTTTACTGTTTACTCAGTCCGAGATCATTTTGTTGTGCAGGGCAAGGGAGACGGCTTGTGTATTGAGAAAAATGCTCTGCATGATAATTGGGATGATCCTGagggttactata CTCATCGATTTGGGGAATTGTTGGATGGCCGTTATGAAATTACAGCTGCGCATGGGAAGGGGGTGTTCTCAACAGTCGTGCGGGCAAAGGATCTTAAAGCTGGGAAAGATGATCCTGATGTAGTTGCTATTAAAATTATTCGCAAGAATGAGACAAT GTATAAGGCCGGTAAGCAAGAGGTTTCAATATTAGAAAAACTGGCAAGCGCGGATCGTGAGGACAGGCGCCACTGCGTGCGGTTCATTTCTAGTTTCATGTACCGGAACCATCTTTGCTTAGTTTTTGAATCTTTAAATATGAATCTCCGTGAGGTACTAAAGAAATTTGGTCGCAATATTGGGCTTAAACTGACTGCTGTGAGGGCATATTCAAAGCAGCTTTTCATCGCCCTGAAGCACCTGAAAAACTGCAAAGTTCTGCACTGTGATATAAAGCCAGACAATATGCTG GTGAATGATGCTAAGAATGTCCTGAAGCTATGCGATTTTGGCAATGCTATGCTTGCTGGAATGAATGAGGTCACCCCTTATCTTGTCAGCCGTTTCTATCGGGCACCTGAGATCA TTCTTGGGTTGCCCTATGATCACCCATTGGACATCTGGTCAGTCGGCTGCTGCCTATATGAACTTTCTACTGGAAAGGTCCTGTTTCCAGGTGCAACTAATAATGATATGCTTCGTCTTCATATGGAACTGAAGGGCCCCTTCCCTAAGAAGATGCTCCGAAAG GGTGCTTTCACGATGCAACACTTTGACCAAGATCTCAATTTTAACGCTATTGAGGAAGATCCTGTGACCAAAAAG CCTATGAGGAAGTTGATTCTTAACATCAAACTGAAGGATTTTGGTTCTTTGGTTTCAAATTTTCCTGGCGAGGACCCAAAAATGCTCTCCAATTTTAAAGACCTTCTTGAAAAAATATTTGTCTTAGATCCAGATAAGAGGATAACCGTATCACAGGCACTTAGCCATCCATTTATCACTGGCAAGTGA